In one window of Brassica napus cultivar Da-Ae unplaced genomic scaffold, Da-Ae ScsIHWf_2869;HRSCAF=3653, whole genome shotgun sequence DNA:
- the LOC106451195 gene encoding LOW QUALITY PROTEIN: transcription factor E2FA (The sequence of the model RefSeq protein was modified relative to this genomic sequence to represent the inferred CDS: inserted 1 base in 1 codon): MSGGVRSSPGPSRQPPPPPSSSAASVPVVPPISRHLAFASTKPPFHPSDNYHRFTPSHLTNNLVNGCGGLVDREEDAVVLRSPSRKRKTTMDVVTTTTSSTSNGFTSSDGFTSSPCRTPVSAKGGRVNIKSKSKVNQSIPQTPISNIGSPATLTPSGSCRYDSSLGLLTKKFVNLIKQAKDGMLDLNKAAETLEVQKRRIYDITNVLEGIDLIEKPXKNRILWKGVDASGPGDEDADVSDVQAEIENLSLEEQALDNQIRETEQRLRDLSENEKNQKWLFVTEEDIKSLPGFQNQTLIAVKAPHGTTLEVPDPDEAVGHPQRRYRIILRSTMGPIDVYLVSEFEEKFEDTNGPAEPPPPLCLPIASCSGSTENHDIEALTADNTGTTIEDQLSQVHAHAQPGETSDLNYLEEQVGGMLKITPSDVENDDTDYWLLSNADISMTDIWKTDSGIDWDYGIADVSTPPPMIGDISPTAIDSIPR; the protein is encoded by the exons ATGTCCGGCGGCGTACGATCTTCCCCCGGTCCTTCTCGCcagccgccgccgccgccgtcgtCCTCGGCAGCTTCTGTGCCCGTGGTGCCACCTATAAGCCGACACTTAGCGTTCGCCTCAACGAAACCGCCGTTCCATCCCTCGGATAACTACCACCGATTCACCCCTTCGCACCTCACTAACAACCTCGTCAATGGCTGTGGAGGACTCGTAGATCGGGAGGAGGACGCCGTCGTTCTTAGATCTCCT TCACGGAAGAGAAAGACGACTATGGATGTGGTTACTACTACTACCAGTTCTACTAGTAATGGATTCACGAGTTCTGATGGTTTCACTAGCAGTCCCTGCCGAACTCCTGTTTCAGCAAAAGGAGGCAGAGTCAACATCAAGTCAAAGTCCAAAGTAAACCAGTCCATTCCCCAAACACCCATCTCAAATATTG GTTCTCCTGCCACACTAACTCCTTCTGGAAGTTGCCGTTATGACAGTTCTTTAG GTCTCCTTACGAAAAAGTTCGTCAATCTTATCAAACAAGCCAAAGACGGAATGCTGGACCTGAACAAAGCTGCAGAGACATTGGAGGTGCAGAAACGTCGTATATATGATATTACAAACGTTTTGGAGGGGATTGATCTCATTGAAAAGC TGAAGAACCGAATCCTTTGGAA GGGAGTTGATGCTTCGGGGCCTGGCGATGAGGATGCTGATGTTTCTGACGTACAG GCAGAAATTGAAAACCTTTCCCTCGAGGAGCAAGCGCTAGATAACCAAATCAG AGAAACGGAGCAAAGATTAAGAGATCTGAGCGAAAATGAAAAGAATCAGAA ATGGCTTTTTGTAACCGAAGAGGACATCAAGAGTTTACCAGGCTTCCAG AACCAGACACTGATAGCCGTCAAAGCTCCTCATGGCACAACTTTGGAAGTCCCTGATCCAGATGAA GCGGTTGGCCACCCTCAAAGGAGATACAGGATCATTCTCAGAAGTACAATGGGTCCTATTGACGTATACCTTGTTAG TGAATTTGAGGAGAAGTTTGAAGACACAAATGGCCCTGctgaaccaccaccaccactatgCTTGCCTATTGCTTCTTGCTCGGGATCTACAGAAAACCATGACATAGAAGCCTTAACTGCTGATAACACAGGAACTACCATTGAGGATCAGTTGTCTCAAGTACATGCACATGCTCAACCGGGCGAGACCTCTGATCTTAATTATTTGGAGGAGCAGGTAGGTGGAATGCTTAAGATTACTCCCTCTGACGTCGAA AATGATGATACGGACTACTGGCTTCTCTCCAATGCGGACATTAGCATGACGGATATTTGGAAAACAGACT CTGGTATCGATTGGGACTATGGAATAGCTGATGTGAGTACTCCACCACCGATGATCGGTGACATATCCCCAACCGCTATTGACTCAATCCCGAGATGA